One window of the Corynebacterium glutamicum ATCC 13032 genome contains the following:
- a CDS encoding YlbL family protein: MNRRIKTLTWGAIPLVLLASLVSIDHIPGTNINLSVPYAAEGPGPTINTLGQVDGEDVVSISSADLDETEGNLNMTTVSVRSGMTLSQVISRWLFTDDTIVPIEQVFPPGQSTEEVEESNRTAFISSESSATIAAMNYLNIPVEVEVAEVLTDSAATGIFEPGDKLLSIDGTAISTPGDAQTIVRSKAPGDEITISYERNDAESQATITLREHPDDSSVALLGISMLSVPSSAIEVDYNLEDIGGPSAGMMFSLAVVDKLSPGALNGGKFVAGTGTIAEDGSVGPIGGIAHKVRAAEDAGAEVFLSPADNCAEAMSAKPQDMTILKVDSLSQAIDQMAAYNEGSDFQTCG; this comes from the coding sequence GTGAATCGCCGAATCAAGACTCTGACGTGGGGTGCTATCCCTTTGGTGCTGCTGGCATCGTTGGTAAGCATTGACCATATTCCGGGAACAAACATCAACTTGAGCGTGCCTTATGCCGCTGAAGGCCCAGGTCCTACGATCAATACGCTTGGTCAGGTCGACGGCGAGGATGTTGTGTCCATCAGTAGTGCTGATCTGGATGAGACCGAAGGTAACCTGAACATGACCACTGTGTCGGTTCGTTCCGGCATGACATTGTCGCAGGTAATTTCCCGATGGCTGTTTACCGATGACACAATCGTTCCCATCGAGCAGGTTTTCCCTCCCGGCCAATCCACCGAGGAAGTCGAAGAATCCAACCGCACCGCGTTCATCTCTTCGGAGTCTTCCGCAACGATCGCCGCGATGAATTACCTCAACATTCCCGTCGAAGTTGAAGTTGCAGAAGTCCTCACCGACAGCGCCGCAACCGGAATTTTCGAACCCGGCGACAAACTTCTCAGCATCGACGGCACCGCAATCTCCACTCCCGGCGATGCACAAACCATCGTGCGATCGAAAGCTCCCGGCGATGAGATCACGATTTCCTACGAGAGAAACGATGCGGAATCTCAAGCAACCATCACTTTGAGGGAACACCCGGATGATTCTTCGGTGGCGTTGTTGGGTATTTCAATGTTGTCGGTGCCTTCGAGCGCGATTGAGGTTGATTACAACTTGGAAGATATCGGTGGTCCGAGCGCTGGCATGATGTTTTCGTTGGCGGTCGTCGATAAGCTTTCGCCTGGCGCGCTGAATGGTGGCAAGTTTGTCGCTGGCACTGGCACCATCGCGGAGGACGGGTCGGTGGGCCCGATTGGCGGTATTGCGCACAAGGTGCGCGCTGCGGAGGACGCGGGCGCGGAAGTGTTTTTGAGCCCTGCGGACAATTGCGCGGAGGCGATGAGTGCGAAGCCTCAGGATATGACGATCTTGAAGGTGGATTCGTTGTCTCAGGCAATCGATCAGATGGCTGCCTACAACGAGGGCTCTGATTTCCAGACGTGTGGCTAG
- a CDS encoding M48 family metallopeptidase gives MPAIEVIRSAKRTKTVQARIVDGQIQVRIPARMSKAEEEKAVGEIVAKLKRRTQSAVSSDADLIERAHKLNKTVLEGRARVESIRWVSNQKGRWGSCTVATAEIRISDRLKHVPDYVLDAVLVHELTHTFIAGHSAEFWEWADKTPLAERAKGYLEAYQRWG, from the coding sequence ATGCCAGCGATTGAGGTCATCCGTTCAGCGAAACGCACCAAAACTGTTCAAGCTCGAATTGTGGACGGGCAAATCCAGGTGCGCATCCCTGCGAGGATGTCTAAAGCGGAGGAAGAAAAAGCGGTGGGGGAGATCGTCGCAAAGCTAAAGCGACGCACCCAATCGGCCGTCTCAAGCGACGCTGACCTGATTGAGCGCGCCCATAAGTTGAACAAGACTGTGTTGGAGGGGCGGGCGCGGGTGGAAAGTATTCGGTGGGTGAGTAATCAGAAGGGGCGGTGGGGGTCGTGCACGGTGGCGACTGCGGAGATTCGGATTTCGGATCGTTTAAAGCACGTGCCGGATTATGTGTTGGATGCGGTGTTGGTGCATGAGCTGACGCATACGTTTATTGCGGGGCATTCGGCGGAGTTTTGGGAGTGGGCAGACAAAACGCCCCTGGCAGAGAGGGCCAAGGGCTATTTGGAGGCGTATCAGCGGTGGGGCTGA
- a CDS encoding PPA1309 family protein: MNDSIFSPQALNKAMLEAVEFIHAEGWDAGPTLFALVPTEMLVDTLDEAADDSPLTLVVQDNLPDNLLPGSEALGDYVSRLAWPAEIAGAVLAQEIMFTDAAVAGSEPRPARLFSGVLRGEAELTLLQLRPTEEELAERGPFAEDEIELRGGPGVAPGVIAALRYTLEADPDEI; this comes from the coding sequence ATGAACGATTCCATTTTTAGTCCCCAAGCACTGAATAAAGCGATGCTCGAAGCCGTCGAGTTTATCCACGCCGAAGGTTGGGACGCCGGCCCTACCCTGTTCGCATTGGTCCCCACTGAAATGCTGGTGGATACTCTTGATGAGGCAGCTGACGACTCCCCACTAACCCTTGTTGTACAGGACAACCTCCCTGACAACTTGCTGCCAGGTTCCGAAGCGTTAGGTGACTATGTGTCCCGTTTGGCGTGGCCAGCAGAGATTGCCGGCGCGGTGTTGGCTCAGGAAATTATGTTCACCGATGCTGCCGTTGCAGGCTCAGAACCACGACCCGCTCGTCTTTTTTCCGGCGTTTTGCGCGGCGAAGCAGAACTCACCCTTCTGCAGCTTCGCCCCACCGAAGAGGAATTGGCAGAACGCGGACCGTTTGCTGAAGATGAAATCGAACTGCGCGGCGGCCCAGGGGTTGCACCGGGTGTAATCGCAGCACTGCGCTACACCCTCGAAGCGGACCCAGACGAAATCTAA
- a CDS encoding ATP-dependent DNA helicase UvrD2: MINLQDLDEDQRIAASAPRGPVCILAGAGTGKTRTITYRIAHLIDQGFVSPNRVLAVTFTSRAAGEMRHRLNLMGIGGVQARTFHAAARKQLLYFWPQVAGNLPWRLLDNKFQLVGRAVRGARLESQTEKVRDILGEIEWAKASLITPEQYPDRLGTRTPPAPAEKIAEVYQRYENMKATPEGMLLDFDDLLLHTAGALENSPAVAEEFRQQYRSFVVDEYQDVTPLQQRVLDAWLGDRDDLTVVGDANQTIYSFTGATPEFLLNFSRKYPEATVVKLQRDYRSTPQVTALANTVIGQARGRVAGTRLELQGMRIAGPEPEFSAFDDEPTEAREVAGRILTLLKNGVQASEIAVLYRINAQSAVFEQALADAGIVYQVRGGEGFFTRPEIRQALSQLIRTSQRDVDESDLVRLTQRTLVPLGLSSEEPSGAQERERWQSLNALVDLVKDLVKATPDLDLTGLLLKLRERQEAKHPPTVEGVTLASLHAAKGLEWDAVFLVGLVDSTLPISHAIKSGDEAIEEERRLFYVGVTRAREHLHCSWALARQEGGRKSRKRSRFLDGIVVEMASESGTPRSNRPKNCRVCGSVLSSPAEKAVGRCASCPIQADERVFEQLRTWRNDTAKRENKAAYMVFSNATLMAIAEMNPTNENELLSVPGVGPMKIENYGDDVLAILGAL, translated from the coding sequence GTGATCAATTTGCAGGACCTCGACGAGGATCAACGCATCGCTGCTTCTGCGCCTCGCGGACCAGTGTGCATTCTCGCCGGAGCCGGCACGGGTAAAACTCGAACGATTACTTATCGCATCGCGCATCTGATTGATCAGGGTTTTGTGAGCCCGAATCGTGTTCTTGCTGTGACGTTTACATCCCGCGCGGCAGGGGAGATGCGTCATCGCTTGAATCTCATGGGGATCGGTGGCGTGCAGGCAAGGACATTCCACGCAGCAGCGAGGAAGCAGTTGTTGTATTTCTGGCCTCAGGTGGCGGGTAATCTGCCGTGGCGCCTGTTGGATAATAAGTTTCAACTTGTGGGTCGTGCGGTTCGTGGTGCGCGGTTGGAATCGCAGACTGAAAAAGTTCGCGATATTTTGGGTGAAATTGAGTGGGCGAAGGCGTCGTTGATTACACCTGAGCAGTATCCGGATCGTTTGGGTACGAGGACCCCTCCGGCGCCCGCGGAGAAAATCGCTGAGGTGTATCAGCGATACGAAAACATGAAGGCAACCCCTGAGGGGATGTTGCTTGATTTCGACGATCTGTTGCTTCACACCGCCGGCGCGTTGGAGAATTCCCCGGCGGTGGCGGAGGAGTTCCGCCAGCAGTATCGCAGCTTTGTGGTCGATGAGTATCAGGATGTGACGCCTCTGCAGCAGCGGGTGCTCGATGCGTGGCTCGGCGATCGCGATGACCTGACGGTTGTCGGCGATGCGAACCAGACGATTTATTCGTTCACGGGGGCAACACCTGAATTTTTGCTTAATTTCTCGAGGAAATATCCGGAGGCAACCGTCGTCAAGCTGCAGCGCGACTACCGCTCAACGCCGCAGGTCACCGCGCTGGCCAATACCGTCATCGGCCAGGCGCGGGGGCGCGTTGCTGGCACGCGCCTGGAGCTTCAGGGAATGCGGATCGCCGGGCCGGAGCCCGAATTTTCGGCTTTCGACGACGAACCCACCGAAGCCCGCGAAGTTGCGGGCCGCATTTTGACGCTGCTTAAAAACGGCGTTCAGGCCTCAGAAATCGCCGTTTTGTACCGCATCAACGCGCAGTCGGCGGTTTTCGAGCAAGCGCTTGCCGACGCCGGCATCGTATATCAGGTGCGCGGCGGCGAAGGCTTTTTCACCCGCCCAGAAATTCGCCAAGCCCTGAGTCAACTGATCCGCACTTCCCAACGCGACGTCGATGAAAGCGATCTGGTGCGTCTGACGCAACGCACACTCGTGCCACTTGGGTTGAGTTCGGAAGAGCCCAGCGGTGCCCAAGAGCGGGAACGCTGGCAATCGCTCAACGCTTTAGTCGATCTGGTGAAAGACCTTGTTAAAGCCACACCAGATTTGGATCTCACAGGCTTGCTGCTGAAACTTCGGGAACGCCAAGAGGCGAAGCATCCGCCGACCGTCGAAGGTGTCACCTTGGCATCGCTACACGCGGCGAAAGGCCTCGAATGGGATGCGGTGTTTCTTGTCGGACTTGTCGATTCCACGTTACCGATCAGCCACGCCATTAAATCTGGCGATGAAGCAATCGAAGAGGAACGTCGCCTGTTCTATGTCGGTGTGACCCGTGCCCGCGAACACCTCCACTGCAGTTGGGCACTCGCGAGGCAAGAAGGCGGACGGAAATCGAGAAAGCGGAGTCGATTCCTCGATGGCATAGTCGTGGAGATGGCCTCCGAATCGGGCACACCTCGCAGCAATCGTCCGAAAAACTGCCGAGTGTGCGGATCGGTTCTTTCAAGCCCTGCCGAAAAAGCTGTCGGTCGGTGTGCGAGTTGCCCGATCCAAGCGGATGAACGAGTCTTCGAACAGCTGCGAACGTGGCGCAATGACACCGCGAAGCGCGAAAACAAAGCGGCGTACATGGTGTTCAGCAATGCAACGTTGATGGCGATCGCTGAAATGAACCCCACCAACGAAAACGAATTGCTCAGCGTGCCGGGTGTGGGGCCGATGAAGATCGAGAACTATGGCGATGACGTGCTCGCGATTTTGGGAGCACTTTAG
- a CDS encoding potassium channel family protein, with protein sequence MGRMKNDGELADLPDHALLSIIRIPQAAKRSPWALILTRIGYAMVLLVIVTMVVYFDRNGYSEDLTFIDALYYSTVSLTTVGYGDITPVTQSARLINIIVLTPARIGFLILLVGTTLSVLTEESRRALQIQRWRKRMRNHTVVVGYGTKGRSAVAALLADGVPANQIVVIDTDQVSLDAANNSGLVTVKGSATKADVLRLAGVSRARAVVVAPNLDDTAVLVTLSVREIAPQAMIVASVRESENQHLLEQSGADSVVISSETAGRMLGLATVTPSVVEMMEDLLSPDEGFSVAERLVGEDEIGSNPRHLADIVLGVVRSGELYRIDSPEAETVEPGDRLLYVRRVFSEEVNDK encoded by the coding sequence ATGGGCCGAATGAAAAACGATGGTGAACTCGCGGATCTGCCGGATCATGCACTTTTGAGCATTATTCGAATCCCGCAGGCGGCGAAAAGAAGCCCCTGGGCGCTGATCTTAACGCGCATCGGATACGCGATGGTGCTGCTGGTTATCGTCACCATGGTTGTCTATTTTGACCGCAACGGATACTCCGAAGACCTCACGTTCATCGACGCGTTGTACTATTCCACAGTCTCGTTGACCACCGTGGGCTACGGCGATATCACCCCGGTGACGCAATCGGCACGCCTGATCAACATCATCGTCCTCACCCCAGCACGCATCGGCTTCCTGATCCTCCTGGTCGGCACCACCTTGTCAGTGCTCACCGAAGAATCGCGCCGGGCCCTGCAAATCCAACGTTGGAGAAAACGCATGCGCAACCACACCGTCGTTGTCGGATACGGAACCAAAGGTCGCTCCGCGGTCGCTGCACTGCTTGCCGACGGCGTCCCCGCCAACCAGATCGTTGTTATCGACACCGATCAAGTCTCCCTCGACGCCGCCAACAACAGCGGACTCGTCACCGTCAAAGGCTCCGCCACCAAAGCAGATGTGTTGCGTCTAGCTGGCGTGTCACGAGCGCGCGCCGTCGTCGTGGCACCGAACCTGGACGATACTGCAGTTCTGGTGACTCTATCGGTGCGAGAAATCGCGCCGCAGGCAATGATTGTGGCCAGTGTCCGAGAATCTGAAAACCAACACCTCCTCGAACAATCCGGTGCGGACTCGGTTGTGATCTCCTCAGAAACCGCTGGCCGAATGCTCGGTCTGGCAACAGTTACCCCATCGGTTGTGGAGATGATGGAAGACCTCCTCTCACCCGACGAAGGATTCTCCGTTGCCGAACGACTAGTCGGTGAGGATGAAATCGGCTCCAACCCACGACACCTCGCTGACATCGTCCTCGGTGTTGTTCGATCCGGTGAGCTCTACCGCATCGACTCCCCAGAAGCAGAAACTGTAGAGCCCGGCGATCGTCTCCTTTACGTTCGCCGAGTATTTAGCGAGGAGGTAAATGACAAATGA
- a CDS encoding ATP-dependent helicase, protein MRRISPRLLSQYLGQEHAPTDQQSAIIGSEPGPLLVVAGAGAGKTETMAARVVWLVANGFVAPDQVLGLTFTRKAAQQLSQRIRKRLETLAGVPRLKDIDPTGQLEKNLQAITPTVSTYDSYAGTLIREYGLLLPVEPSARLITQTELYHIARNVVNNYDGELTATQTPATVTEYLLKLVSEMDNHMVTAEDIREESDPFIKLFDELPKGKGQRDNLNAEMTKWRDTQVARLQYLPLVKALKEELHNQAVVTFGEQMSKAAHLASTHPQVGYSQRRRFRVVMLDEYQDTSHSQRVLLSSLFGGTDPGLTVNAVGDPMQAIYGWRGATAANLENFVDDFPVIHLDGKTRAPKNELTTSWRNPPEVLTLANAVSREVLGSPDAPTRTVQPLQPREGAPTGEVSLGWFGTAAQEREFVADEMVKHWNAREEKGTFTAAVLVRKKRHSAPMAEELTKRGIPVEIVGLSGLLDIPEIADLISLATMLVRPHDNRAALRILAGPHVGLGVADLQRLQGRARNIAGRVSRERREKNPDPLAELDAIIEEATAIEPEAVVGLADAVADLGEGDRFSEEGLSRLKRLATQLRYLRKYSLGRSVADIFADIETVFNIRTEVLSRQDPHADGAAGTVHLDKFAEEVASHGGIGLPELLDYFELAKDQEEGLEPGEVTVRSDRVQILTVHKAKGLEWDIVSVLHADASTYDAKASTWLKNVTMIPSSLRGDAGTGAPEMDTSEADDRKALEDSGKEYTSEVREGLREENSRLFYVGITRSERVLLVTGSALDESGTKAKVPYGHLEILRDKAPECVVSWWEGEEGDVEKQKPAEGVFPQLLAADSSGADLVRGPRAEPNNEGGLESLWEKEVSALIDEHRRLSNPIVEVETPRELTATDLVSMKNNPEQFARRMRRPVPFKPNTYAKRGTLFHQWLEDRFGSTALLDETELPGIDEDYSDDAFIELRDAFLGSTWENRTPEFVEHPFEVTIGEHVIRGRMDAVFHTDGTWMVVDWKTGRTPTGPEMDAAIIQLAVYRLAWARLKGLEPEEVRAAFHYVAHDHTFEPNDLPTQEELARLLSQE, encoded by the coding sequence ATGCGTAGGATTTCTCCTCGACTGCTCTCCCAATATTTGGGACAAGAGCATGCGCCAACTGATCAGCAATCTGCGATCATTGGATCCGAACCCGGCCCACTGTTGGTAGTGGCTGGTGCCGGCGCAGGAAAAACGGAGACGATGGCTGCACGAGTGGTGTGGTTGGTAGCGAACGGATTCGTCGCCCCAGATCAAGTGCTGGGTCTGACATTTACCAGGAAGGCGGCGCAACAGCTGTCGCAGCGCATCCGAAAGCGTTTGGAGACTCTTGCTGGTGTGCCTCGCCTGAAAGACATTGATCCCACCGGCCAGTTGGAGAAAAACCTTCAGGCGATCACCCCAACGGTATCCACCTATGACTCCTATGCGGGCACGTTGATTAGAGAATACGGATTGCTGCTTCCAGTAGAACCTTCCGCAAGGTTGATCACACAAACGGAGCTTTATCACATCGCTCGCAACGTGGTGAACAACTACGACGGTGAGCTCACCGCCACCCAAACGCCGGCCACTGTCACGGAATACCTCCTCAAGCTGGTATCCGAAATGGACAACCACATGGTTACCGCAGAGGATATCCGTGAGGAGTCCGATCCGTTCATTAAGCTTTTCGACGAACTCCCCAAGGGCAAGGGTCAGCGCGACAACCTCAACGCCGAAATGACGAAGTGGCGGGATACACAGGTCGCTCGCCTCCAGTACTTGCCCCTCGTGAAGGCTTTGAAAGAGGAACTGCACAATCAGGCTGTGGTGACGTTTGGTGAGCAGATGTCTAAGGCAGCTCATCTCGCATCGACGCATCCTCAGGTGGGCTATTCGCAGAGGCGACGGTTCCGCGTTGTCATGCTTGATGAGTATCAGGACACCAGCCACTCGCAGCGTGTGTTGTTGAGCAGTCTTTTCGGTGGCACCGATCCTGGTCTCACTGTTAATGCTGTGGGCGATCCAATGCAGGCGATTTATGGTTGGCGAGGTGCGACAGCGGCGAACTTGGAGAATTTCGTTGACGATTTCCCCGTCATCCATCTCGATGGAAAAACGAGAGCACCGAAAAACGAGTTGACCACAAGTTGGCGAAACCCACCAGAAGTCCTCACCCTTGCCAACGCAGTTTCGCGGGAGGTGCTTGGGTCGCCCGATGCGCCGACTCGGACGGTGCAGCCGCTGCAGCCTCGGGAAGGCGCACCGACCGGTGAAGTGTCGCTCGGATGGTTTGGTACGGCGGCGCAGGAACGTGAGTTTGTGGCTGATGAGATGGTGAAGCATTGGAATGCGCGGGAGGAGAAGGGCACATTTACTGCTGCGGTGTTGGTGCGTAAGAAGCGTCATTCGGCACCGATGGCGGAGGAGCTGACCAAGCGTGGCATCCCCGTGGAGATCGTCGGACTGTCTGGTTTGTTGGATATCCCTGAGATTGCCGATCTAATTTCTCTAGCAACTATGCTCGTGCGTCCTCACGATAATCGGGCTGCGTTGCGTATTTTGGCGGGCCCGCATGTGGGTTTGGGTGTGGCGGATTTGCAGCGGTTGCAGGGTCGTGCGCGCAATATTGCGGGTCGTGTGTCTCGTGAGCGTCGAGAGAAGAACCCAGATCCATTAGCGGAGCTTGATGCGATTATTGAGGAAGCGACTGCGATTGAACCGGAAGCTGTGGTTGGTCTAGCTGATGCGGTTGCCGATTTGGGTGAGGGCGATCGTTTCAGCGAGGAGGGGTTGAGTCGTTTGAAGCGACTGGCCACTCAGTTGCGATATTTGCGTAAGTACAGCTTGGGTCGTTCGGTGGCGGACATTTTTGCTGATATTGAAACTGTGTTCAATATTCGCACGGAGGTGTTGTCGAGGCAGGATCCTCACGCCGATGGTGCTGCTGGAACGGTGCATTTGGATAAGTTCGCAGAAGAGGTCGCAAGTCACGGTGGCATTGGGCTGCCTGAGCTGTTGGACTATTTTGAGCTCGCGAAGGATCAGGAAGAGGGCCTTGAGCCGGGTGAGGTGACGGTTCGCAGCGATCGTGTGCAGATCCTTACTGTCCACAAGGCTAAGGGTTTGGAGTGGGATATCGTTTCGGTGTTGCATGCCGATGCGTCGACCTATGATGCGAAGGCTTCGACGTGGTTGAAAAATGTCACGATGATCCCGTCGTCGCTTCGTGGCGATGCCGGGACCGGCGCCCCAGAGATGGATACCTCTGAGGCGGACGATCGCAAAGCTCTGGAAGATTCCGGCAAGGAGTACACCAGTGAAGTGCGTGAGGGGTTACGGGAGGAAAATTCGCGACTGTTTTATGTCGGTATCACGCGCAGCGAACGGGTGTTGCTCGTGACGGGTTCGGCGCTTGATGAAAGTGGCACAAAGGCGAAAGTTCCCTACGGCCACTTGGAGATCCTTCGGGATAAAGCGCCGGAGTGCGTGGTGTCGTGGTGGGAAGGGGAAGAGGGGGACGTCGAAAAGCAAAAACCTGCGGAAGGCGTCTTCCCGCAACTGCTCGCCGCTGACTCCTCCGGCGCGGATTTGGTGCGCGGCCCGCGCGCCGAGCCAAACAACGAGGGCGGGCTGGAAAGCTTGTGGGAAAAAGAGGTAAGCGCGCTTATCGACGAACACCGCCGCCTTTCCAACCCCATCGTCGAAGTCGAAACGCCCCGCGAACTCACGGCCACCGACCTCGTCTCTATGAAAAACAATCCCGAACAGTTCGCCCGACGAATGCGTCGCCCTGTCCCGTTCAAACCAAACACCTACGCAAAACGCGGCACACTGTTCCACCAATGGCTCGAAGATCGGTTTGGCAGCACCGCGCTTCTCGACGAAACCGAGCTCCCCGGCATCGACGAGGACTACTCGGATGACGCATTCATCGAACTCCGCGACGCGTTCCTAGGATCTACTTGGGAAAACCGCACACCGGAATTCGTCGAACATCCCTTCGAAGTAACGATCGGCGAACACGTCATCCGCGGCCGCATGGACGCCGTCTTCCACACCGATGGCACCTGGATGGTGGTCGACTGGAAAACCGGACGCACCCCAACCGGCCCCGAAATGGACGCAGCGATCATCCAGCTCGCTGTCTATAGACTCGCCTGGGCACGACTCAAAGGCCTCGAACCTGAAGAAGTCCGCGCAGCATTCCATTACGTCGCCCACGATCACACCTTTGAGCCGAACGATCTGCCGACTCAAGAAGAACTAGCCCGGCTGCTCAGTCAGGAATGA
- a CDS encoding zinc-dependent metalloprotease — protein MNSNGFGFSFGNNDDDDDKNRNNDPFGLFGGNFGFGGQGGAGGPGGLGDILNQFGQMLSGMGDSMNSPEAAGPVNYDLAARIARQQIGRVAPVKDSEKEAVEESLRLAELWLDNATQLPTSGHRVEAWNPENWLENTLPVWKRLVSPVAEQMNKAQLENLPEEAREMMGPMSSLMNSMSSMNFGVQLGNALGDLAKQTLTGSDFGLPISPVGVSAVLPGNIAEASKGLNVAPQEMLVYICAREAARQRLFKHVPWLVERLVSSVEEYAVGLEIDTSHIQEAMGNFQMDNPDPERLQEMMNELQGMDLSPRIGSRNANAVSRLETLLALVEGWVDIVVTQALSERIPSTDAMNEAWKRRRATGGSAEQAFSQVVGIELGAPKVSEAAELWRRVENAVGVERRDAVWNHPDFLPTAEDIDKPAEFIDALLGESDGEDFDPIAEITALEKLLAEEAEKKNDSEDDSEDDGSEGTSDKN, from the coding sequence ATGAACTCTAATGGCTTTGGTTTCTCTTTTGGCAACAACGATGACGACGATGACAAAAACCGCAACAACGACCCATTCGGCCTTTTCGGTGGCAACTTCGGATTCGGAGGACAAGGTGGCGCTGGTGGCCCCGGCGGATTAGGCGATATTTTAAACCAGTTCGGCCAGATGCTGTCCGGAATGGGAGATTCGATGAACTCCCCCGAAGCAGCAGGCCCGGTTAATTATGATTTAGCAGCACGCATCGCCCGCCAGCAGATTGGTCGCGTAGCGCCGGTGAAGGATTCTGAGAAGGAAGCAGTCGAAGAGTCCCTTCGCCTTGCTGAACTCTGGCTCGATAACGCCACCCAGCTCCCCACTTCCGGGCACCGCGTCGAAGCGTGGAATCCAGAAAACTGGTTAGAAAACACCCTGCCTGTGTGGAAGCGTCTTGTCTCCCCTGTTGCGGAGCAAATGAACAAAGCCCAATTAGAAAACCTCCCTGAAGAAGCCCGCGAGATGATGGGCCCGATGTCTTCTTTGATGAACTCCATGTCTTCGATGAACTTCGGAGTTCAATTAGGAAATGCGCTGGGCGACCTCGCAAAGCAGACCCTCACCGGCTCTGACTTCGGTTTGCCTATCTCCCCAGTCGGCGTATCTGCCGTCCTGCCCGGCAACATCGCCGAAGCATCCAAAGGCCTCAACGTGGCACCGCAAGAAATGCTCGTTTACATCTGTGCCCGCGAAGCCGCCCGCCAACGCCTCTTCAAGCACGTGCCGTGGCTTGTCGAGCGCCTCGTTTCCTCCGTTGAGGAATACGCCGTCGGCCTAGAAATCGACACCTCACACATCCAAGAGGCCATGGGCAACTTCCAAATGGACAACCCAGATCCTGAACGCCTCCAGGAAATGATGAACGAACTCCAAGGTATGGACCTGTCCCCACGCATCGGATCCCGCAACGCCAACGCAGTATCCCGCCTGGAAACTCTCCTCGCACTCGTCGAAGGCTGGGTCGACATCGTAGTTACCCAAGCCCTGAGCGAACGCATCCCATCCACCGACGCCATGAACGAAGCCTGGAAGCGCCGCCGCGCAACCGGCGGATCCGCAGAACAAGCATTCTCCCAGGTAGTCGGCATTGAGCTCGGCGCACCGAAGGTCTCCGAAGCAGCCGAACTGTGGCGCCGAGTCGAAAACGCAGTAGGGGTAGAACGCCGCGACGCAGTCTGGAACCACCCCGACTTCCTCCCAACCGCCGAAGATATCGACAAACCAGCCGAATTCATCGACGCACTCCTCGGCGAATCCGACGGCGAAGACTTCGACCCCATCGCAGAAATCACCGCCCTGGAAAAACTGCTTGCGGAAGAGGCAGAGAAGAAAAACGATTCCGAAGATGATTCCGAGGACGACGGTTCTGAAGGAACCTCCGACAAGAACTAA
- a CDS encoding NUDIX domain-containing protein: protein MRILPIGPHDEIAVNGSIVLLSEHDGDIVSVGPDLGTVRVTLEEIESLGTPTAPRDLGSREVDACVSLLRNRELVRFDPHDGSELTYREHSVAYGASGKPLFPRLDPAVIGIVELRGEDRLLLGMNAQKRQRYSLIAGYVSHGESLEDAFTREVFEEAARRVSEISYVSSQPWPISGSLMLGMKGFTEDELPQGETDGELAETIWASPLDIIDRKIPIAPPGSIAYDMINAWARDKQN, encoded by the coding sequence ATGAGAATTCTTCCCATCGGCCCCCACGATGAAATCGCCGTCAACGGATCAATAGTCCTTCTATCCGAGCACGACGGAGACATCGTATCGGTCGGCCCCGACCTCGGCACGGTGCGAGTTACCCTTGAAGAGATCGAAAGTTTAGGTACACCGACGGCACCCCGCGATCTGGGTTCTCGGGAAGTCGACGCATGCGTATCGTTGCTCCGCAACCGCGAGTTAGTGCGATTCGATCCCCACGATGGCAGTGAATTAACCTATCGGGAACATAGCGTTGCTTACGGTGCGAGTGGCAAGCCATTGTTTCCCCGATTGGATCCAGCGGTGATCGGCATTGTGGAGCTGCGAGGTGAGGATCGTTTGCTTCTGGGCATGAATGCGCAGAAACGCCAACGCTATTCATTAATCGCAGGTTATGTTTCGCATGGTGAGTCGCTGGAAGACGCATTCACCAGAGAAGTGTTCGAGGAAGCGGCGCGCCGGGTATCTGAGATTTCCTATGTGTCGTCTCAACCATGGCCGATCTCTGGTTCGCTGATGCTGGGTATGAAGGGCTTCACGGAAGATGAGTTGCCTCAAGGCGAAACTGATGGTGAATTAGCGGAGACAATCTGGGCTTCGCCACTAGACATTATCGATCGTAAGATTCCGATCGCCCCACCCGGATCGATTGCCTACGACATGATCAACGCCTGGGCGCGAGATAAACAAAACTAA